In Sphingobacterium thalpophilum, a genomic segment contains:
- a CDS encoding helix-turn-helix domain-containing protein, whose amino-acid sequence MSNVGNNIKKLRKVKGMSQQAFGDIFNLTRGNISSYEEMRAEPKIEIVLKIANYFGIPVQHLIEKNLSVNEILNFNDYFDPNVSLIGRKRLLQIPLLERDGIFEAGSYFSKLEELPIIEFPLQSRNRLIAIEYADAIPVPSDFLAGPQSILFFEEVDVQSLHTLDKAFGLYFSEEEFFIGKYSLQEKEISLALNAWKKIDLTMGEKAYFWKLYGRFERI is encoded by the coding sequence ATGAGCAACGTAGGCAACAATATTAAGAAATTAAGAAAAGTGAAAGGAATGAGTCAACAGGCATTTGGGGATATTTTTAATCTTACTAGAGGTAATATTTCGTCTTACGAAGAAATGCGTGCAGAGCCAAAAATTGAGATTGTTCTAAAGATTGCAAATTATTTTGGCATTCCTGTGCAGCATCTTATTGAAAAAAATCTATCTGTCAATGAAATTCTTAATTTCAATGATTATTTTGATCCAAATGTTTCTCTTATTGGACGTAAAAGATTGTTACAAATCCCGCTGCTGGAACGAGATGGTATTTTTGAGGCGGGTAGTTATTTTTCGAAATTAGAAGAGCTTCCAATAATTGAATTTCCTTTGCAAAGTAGGAACCGCCTCATCGCAATCGAATACGCTGACGCTATTCCGGTGCCGAGTGATTTTTTGGCTGGCCCTCAATCCATTTTATTTTTTGAAGAGGTAGATGTTCAGAGCCTACATACGTTGGATAAAGCATTTGGTTTGTATTTTTCCGAAGAAGAGTTCTTTATTGGAAAATACAGTTTGCAGGAAAAGGAGATTAGTTTAGCCTTAAATGCCTGGAAGAAGATTGATCTCACTATGGGGGAGAAAGCATATTTCTGGAAATTGTATGGCAGGTTTGAGCGAATCTAA
- a CDS encoding YbjN domain-containing protein, with translation MYFSKIENYIANIGYTITHKDTKEGIFVIENEDDGIRNLIVGIAQPILIFEQYLFTISNDTMDMFKSLLIKNRDIIHGGFALTEDGTKVIFRYTLQIHNLDQNEFDAAINSLSLLMSEYYNQLISFSKL, from the coding sequence ATGTACTTCTCAAAAATTGAAAATTATATCGCCAATATCGGTTACACCATCACCCATAAGGATACAAAAGAAGGAATCTTTGTCATCGAAAATGAAGATGACGGAATTCGCAACCTCATCGTAGGCATTGCCCAACCCATCCTGATTTTTGAGCAATACCTTTTTACAATCAGCAATGACACCATGGATATGTTCAAATCACTATTGATAAAAAATAGAGATATTATCCACGGCGGATTTGCGTTAACGGAAGATGGTACCAAAGTTATATTTCGGTATACGTTACAAATACATAATCTCGACCAGAACGAATTCGATGCAGCCATCAATTCGCTGAGTCTGTTGATGAGTGAATATTATAATCAGTTAATAAGTTTTTCAAAATTATAG
- a CDS encoding PspA/IM30 family protein: protein MNIFKRIFRIGQAEIHAVVDKMEDPIKMTEQGIREMKEDLEQSLEAYAKVKALAIRTQNNCEKKKEEANEFDNKAILLLQKAQKGELTAEKAEGLAKEALLLKKQLLIEASELEKQAVIHQSSADELHKNVDILKFNISKWEGELSTLKARVKVSNAAKMVNRQLANIDSNSTISMLERMKEKVEEDEALAKAYGEIALGNKSKVDEINETIGGSEAVNNELEELKRKLNSDEKI, encoded by the coding sequence ATGAATATTTTTAAGAGAATTTTCAGAATCGGTCAAGCAGAGATCCACGCAGTCGTGGACAAAATGGAAGACCCCATCAAAATGACGGAACAGGGTATCCGTGAGATGAAAGAGGACCTGGAACAATCGTTGGAAGCCTATGCTAAAGTGAAGGCCTTAGCCATACGTACCCAAAACAATTGTGAAAAGAAAAAAGAAGAAGCCAATGAATTTGATAACAAAGCTATTCTATTACTCCAAAAGGCACAAAAGGGAGAGCTAACGGCAGAAAAGGCCGAAGGTCTGGCAAAAGAAGCGCTGTTGCTGAAAAAACAGTTATTAATCGAAGCTAGTGAATTGGAGAAACAAGCCGTGATTCATCAAAGTTCAGCCGATGAGCTACACAAAAATGTAGACATTCTCAAATTCAATATATCGAAATGGGAAGGTGAACTCTCCACATTAAAGGCACGTGTAAAGGTCTCTAACGCAGCTAAAATGGTCAATCGGCAGCTCGCGAATATCGATTCAAATAGTACGATTTCCATGTTAGAACGTATGAAAGAGAAAGTCGAGGAAGACGAGGCCCTAGCGAAGGCCTATGGCGAGATTGCACTAGGCAACAAAAGTAAAGTTGATGAGATTAACGAGACCATCGGCGGGTCTGAAGCCGTCAACAACGAATTAGAAGAACTAAAAAGAAAATTAAATAGTGATGAAAAGATTTGA
- a CDS encoding DUF4177 domain-containing protein gives MKRFEYKTLKIEPKGFWGTKLDPEKIDEILNDLGNQGWELVTMQDLEVNGSSWSFHYTFKREKI, from the coding sequence ATGAAAAGATTTGAGTATAAAACGCTAAAAATTGAACCTAAGGGTTTCTGGGGAACAAAGTTGGATCCCGAAAAAATTGATGAAATCTTAAATGATCTTGGAAATCAAGGCTGGGAATTGGTAACCATGCAGGACCTTGAGGTCAATGGCAGTTCCTGGTCGTTCCATTACACATTCAAAAGGGAGAAAATTTAA
- a CDS encoding OB-fold-containig protein gives MTELINILFNPLSNGIMTVLTGMSVVYWLFMFLMGDGVHLFDADADIDLHPTPDVTDVDGSHDIATEGADHAHHHHTDTDANTEPGFFAKAMDYINVGKVPIMLIVTLFKFIGWIITIVSSLFIDVASWGIKSVLILIPVFIVTFILMHFLTKPLAKMFKTIGYNGEESHDFLGRMGKMRASIEGKKIGSAEFIIQQDPIRLNVVSHNGEKIGYGDDVIIVDESKDKKYYYVTKEITIDNI, from the coding sequence ATGACAGAACTAATCAATATCTTATTTAATCCATTATCCAATGGAATTATGACAGTCTTAACGGGCATGTCTGTAGTGTATTGGTTATTTATGTTTCTGATGGGTGATGGAGTACATCTCTTTGATGCCGATGCAGATATAGACCTCCATCCCACACCTGATGTCACGGACGTTGATGGATCACATGATATCGCAACTGAGGGGGCCGACCATGCTCACCATCATCATACGGATACGGACGCTAATACAGAACCTGGTTTCTTTGCAAAAGCAATGGATTACATCAATGTTGGCAAAGTACCCATCATGCTTATTGTAACACTATTCAAATTTATAGGCTGGATAATTACCATTGTTTCCTCGCTCTTTATCGACGTTGCTTCATGGGGAATAAAGTCTGTATTAATCCTAATCCCCGTTTTCATTGTTACATTTATATTAATGCATTTTCTGACCAAACCCTTAGCTAAAATGTTTAAAACTATAGGTTACAATGGCGAAGAAAGTCACGATTTTCTTGGTCGCATGGGTAAAATGAGAGCCAGTATTGAAGGCAAGAAAATAGGTTCTGCCGAATTTATCATCCAACAGGACCCGATTCGCCTCAATGTTGTCAGCCACAATGGGGAGAAAATAGGCTACGGAGACGATGTCATTATTGTTGACGAATCCAAGGACAAGAAATATTATTATGTGACCAAAGAAATCACGATAGACAATATTTAA
- a CDS encoding flotillin family protein gives MLYQPLLFLSGLNGIILLIVGLAVFLIFAFFVVLSAFYKKIPQGKAIVRTGVGGTKVAFNKGMYVVPVFHKMEIMDISIKKIEIARMQGEGLICKDNIRADIKVAFFVRVNKSVDDVINVAQNLGCDRASEPETLKSIFESKFSEALKTVGKKFDFIELYEARREFRDEILDIIGTDLNGYILDDRAIDYLEQTDIEHLNPNNILDSEGIKKITELTAKQNINANFIRRDEEKLIKKQNVEAREAILELDRQLAEKEEKQKREIDNIKAREEAEIAKVREEERLKYESVRISTEEQLAVQEENKLRQIIIAEKNKQRTDAVEAERVEKDRALEQTERERIVTLAQIDKERSIETEKKSIQGVIKERVQLEKGVIEEQQGVRDIEVFREVERKKQAGVIAASQEAEEKLISTVKAAEAAKIAAEQEAEKKVIDAEAARKIAEKRAQELLIDAEAKKEASLKEAESRKIIAEAQAKEEAALGLSEAEVMVAKAEAEEKQGTVEANVIEKKAEAMRKEGLAQAEVVREKALAEAKGIEEKAEAMKKLDGVGRDHEEFKLQLQKERDIELAHINIQKDIAQAQAGVLSEALKTAKIDIVGGETMFFENIVRQVSNSKGFDHLIDNSKHATAIKNSLIGPDGQGDLAEKVRGLADKYGISTNDIKNLTVSAALIKLQQAATDAENGEDKSFINSLFGLAKNLGISNKKLS, from the coding sequence ATGCTATATCAACCTCTTTTATTTCTAAGTGGCTTAAACGGAATTATACTTTTAATTGTCGGATTGGCTGTCTTTTTAATTTTTGCATTCTTTGTTGTATTGAGTGCATTCTATAAGAAAATTCCACAAGGGAAAGCAATTGTCCGTACTGGTGTTGGTGGTACAAAGGTAGCATTCAACAAAGGAATGTATGTTGTACCTGTATTTCACAAGATGGAGATCATGGACATCTCAATCAAAAAAATTGAGATTGCCCGTATGCAAGGTGAAGGTTTGATCTGCAAGGATAATATTCGTGCAGATATCAAAGTTGCTTTCTTCGTTCGCGTTAATAAAAGTGTGGATGATGTGATCAATGTTGCCCAAAATTTAGGTTGTGATCGTGCAAGTGAGCCGGAAACATTAAAAAGCATTTTTGAATCTAAATTCTCCGAGGCCCTAAAAACAGTCGGTAAGAAATTTGATTTCATCGAATTGTATGAAGCCCGTCGGGAATTTCGCGACGAAATTTTGGATATCATCGGAACTGACCTGAACGGTTATATTCTAGATGACCGTGCAATCGACTATCTTGAGCAGACCGATATTGAGCATCTCAACCCAAACAATATCTTAGACAGTGAGGGCATTAAAAAAATAACGGAGCTAACGGCAAAACAAAATATCAATGCCAATTTTATCCGTCGTGATGAGGAGAAATTAATCAAAAAACAAAACGTGGAAGCACGGGAAGCTATTCTAGAACTAGACCGTCAGCTTGCCGAAAAAGAAGAAAAGCAAAAACGGGAAATTGATAACATCAAAGCACGTGAAGAAGCAGAAATAGCAAAGGTACGTGAAGAAGAGCGCTTAAAATATGAAAGTGTCCGTATTTCTACCGAAGAGCAACTGGCAGTACAGGAAGAAAATAAGCTGCGCCAGATCATCATTGCTGAGAAAAACAAGCAGCGCACGGATGCTGTTGAAGCAGAGCGCGTAGAGAAAGACCGTGCCTTGGAACAAACAGAACGTGAGCGCATTGTTACCTTGGCTCAGATCGACAAAGAACGCTCTATCGAGACGGAGAAGAAAAGTATCCAAGGGGTTATCAAGGAACGCGTACAATTGGAGAAAGGGGTTATTGAAGAGCAACAAGGCGTCCGAGACATCGAAGTATTCCGTGAAGTAGAACGAAAGAAACAAGCGGGTGTTATCGCGGCATCACAAGAAGCAGAAGAAAAATTAATATCCACTGTTAAGGCGGCCGAAGCTGCAAAAATCGCAGCCGAGCAGGAAGCGGAGAAAAAGGTAATCGATGCAGAGGCGGCTCGTAAAATTGCCGAAAAACGTGCTCAGGAATTATTGATAGATGCTGAAGCGAAAAAAGAAGCATCGCTGAAGGAAGCCGAAAGTCGTAAGATTATTGCTGAAGCACAAGCCAAAGAAGAAGCCGCGCTTGGCTTATCCGAAGCTGAAGTAATGGTTGCAAAAGCCGAAGCCGAAGAAAAACAAGGTACCGTTGAAGCTAATGTGATCGAGAAGAAAGCTGAAGCAATGCGTAAAGAGGGCTTAGCACAGGCAGAAGTTGTTCGTGAGAAAGCACTTGCTGAAGCAAAAGGTATCGAAGAGAAAGCTGAGGCGATGAAGAAATTGGATGGTGTGGGCAGAGATCACGAAGAGTTCAAATTGCAATTGCAAAAAGAACGTGATATTGAACTCGCACACATCAATATCCAAAAAGACATTGCTCAAGCACAAGCTGGCGTATTGTCGGAAGCACTTAAAACGGCAAAAATAGATATCGTTGGTGGCGAAACCATGTTCTTTGAGAATATCGTCCGTCAAGTTTCCAATTCCAAAGGTTTTGATCACTTGATTGACAACTCTAAACATGCCACAGCTATTAAGAATTCACTGATAGGTCCAGATGGACAAGGAGACCTTGCAGAGAAGGTGCGTGGATTAGCCGATAAATATGGAATTTCCACAAACGATATAAAGAACCTCACAGTTTCAGCAGCATTGATTAAACTCCAACAAGCGGCGACTGACGCTGAAAATGGCGAAGACAAAAGCTTTATCAATTCTTTGTTCGGATTGGCGAAAAACTTGGGCATATCCAATAAAAAGTTGTCGTAA
- a CDS encoding DNA repair ATPase: protein MPEENVINQNDSLDQGAYEIIRKRLLTQKEELSIKLQQLNNARKEVFNATSFILKANQRITTENNCVARGILALDNLCIFGYNVHFGLRTEIKLEDVFSVYTFENNQFIPQSLDLINDPNFIGDYQNLYKYYRDSIFSKFRRTENYLYMIFQTSKNPADLKAFKWLIKDGTLQYQDDRSIHEVKLPNQFEFDWTKTTLEDRRLGKHPHISIKDKIFIEAINGDITFKIENNTDTGKGIFSEKVSNADQQLDDADYYYADLGNLIAVRIKPYQEDFRAFVFNQRTKEVVNLKSLNESAILLPDSQGIIFSNGYYLQNGTHKIFDVQFDQVSFLRRIASPNGEDFLYIFCQEETNTYILLSYNIIQQHVETPIICNGFTLFKDGSLIYFHTEAEATRHHQVQIWETPYMAVLKENELKKDDPLYKVGNKQIVQAMAEAQEVIQLIKKEDSYEGLYEDILKKSTVLLDSYFWIKDEALSNLGQPLAQIKEVANTAIDEFVKVQAQRKYATELNSSAEKKMEELTFSINSTVVEKLDQLVHQLADSRRLQGEIIDLKNVKYIDVVRIDALLDKLQSITTELAEKTIAFLLRDEALHPYEQKVEQQKNNVAAIIKVYDAKAIEEANSAISSELELLIDILNSLKIDDSTQTTKIIEKIAVIFSSLNEVRAQLTRKLNSLKSTEAIAEFSAQLTLLEQSVTNYLELSTTTEKVDEYYTKVIVQLEELESKFSEFEDFALKIADKRDEIIKAFNSRREQIVEQINKRSSSLEQIGLRVLKNIENKSKTFATREEILSFFASDLMIDKIRQLVQELQTLSDVSKAENLENLLKKSQEDALRILRDKNDLFVDGENIIALGKHKFAVNSQSLSLTLVRKNDEIYFHLTGTSFYQKVKGSEIENFRDIWDQELISENKDVYRAEYLAYKTFLASKGQQDFDANLFINQTVEQSYSEGYVKGVHNFDALVIYDTIKQLDSKLDLLRYDAHLRAMAQLFWHSLAQDQQEKQKALIQSTHSVLKAFPNSTRYQSVVDELTTLFNNWDTHLDRSTIDGEEIASYLFQTFTSYSKFVVSEQSDELKKAFIRLLENKKSFKLFEADIQHTQFSLVDRFYLTLNWLNSFIDENSNYQAFHKYIEETAVTLLYPKDEYQLIIAKDNALIQGLKGNHPILNNGEEQIQYHQFLSRLKTFAEWNAPRFQEFASLKEQLGKTYAKELKIGEFEPKVLTSFVRNKLINEVYFPLIGNNLAKQLGAAGDNKRTARMGMLLLISPPGYGKTTLMEYLAKTMGLHFVKINGPTIGHSITSIDPVEAKTSGEREELKKINLAFEMADNVMLYLDDIQHLNPEFLQKFISLADGQRKIDGIFEGESKTYDLRGKRFCIVMAGNPYTESGSKFQIPDMLANRADVYNLGDVIGDTEALFNLSLIENAAIENSYLEKIASKSFNDFYALVNYAQSVVDQLPDLEGNYLKQDIDDFITVLKHVLKIRNVVIKVNQNYIQSAAMQDNYRTEPPFKMQGSYRNMSKLIAQIVPMMNDEEIDQVLLAHYESESQTLTADTESNLLKLKELAGLINNVEQERWEHIKQIFRKNNKHGGLAKDDKVFAQMQDFNENLEGIIQAIRAYKN, encoded by the coding sequence ATGCCAGAAGAAAACGTAATAAATCAGAACGACTCCCTTGATCAAGGTGCATACGAGATTATTCGGAAGCGGCTTCTTACACAAAAAGAAGAGCTATCTATCAAACTCCAGCAACTAAATAATGCCCGCAAGGAAGTCTTTAATGCAACAAGTTTTATACTCAAGGCCAATCAACGGATCACCACAGAAAATAATTGTGTTGCTCGCGGTATTTTAGCCCTGGACAATCTATGTATATTCGGTTATAACGTCCATTTTGGGCTACGTACCGAAATTAAACTCGAAGATGTTTTCAGTGTATATACGTTCGAAAACAATCAATTTATCCCACAATCACTCGATCTGATCAATGATCCTAATTTCATTGGCGATTACCAAAATTTATATAAATACTATCGCGACTCGATCTTTTCCAAGTTTCGACGTACGGAAAACTATCTTTATATGATCTTTCAGACCAGCAAAAATCCTGCTGACCTGAAGGCATTCAAGTGGTTGATTAAAGACGGAACGCTCCAATATCAGGACGACCGCAGCATTCATGAGGTTAAATTGCCTAATCAGTTTGAGTTTGATTGGACGAAAACAACCTTAGAAGACCGTCGCCTCGGAAAACACCCGCACATTTCCATTAAGGACAAGATCTTTATAGAAGCAATCAATGGCGATATTACTTTCAAAATTGAAAACAATACCGATACGGGGAAAGGGATCTTCTCCGAAAAAGTGTCAAACGCCGACCAACAACTGGATGATGCGGATTACTACTATGCAGACCTTGGCAATTTGATTGCCGTTCGCATTAAACCGTATCAAGAAGATTTCCGAGCATTTGTCTTTAACCAACGGACAAAAGAAGTTGTGAACCTTAAATCACTTAATGAATCAGCCATTCTACTACCCGATAGTCAAGGAATCATTTTTTCTAACGGATACTACCTGCAGAATGGCACCCATAAAATCTTTGACGTCCAGTTTGACCAGGTTAGTTTCCTTAGACGCATAGCATCACCAAATGGCGAAGACTTTCTCTATATCTTTTGTCAGGAGGAAACGAATACCTACATCTTACTGTCTTATAACATCATTCAGCAGCATGTCGAAACTCCGATCATCTGCAATGGCTTCACACTTTTCAAAGACGGTAGTTTAATTTACTTTCACACAGAGGCTGAAGCAACAAGGCATCATCAGGTTCAGATTTGGGAAACCCCTTACATGGCCGTACTCAAAGAAAATGAGCTAAAAAAAGACGATCCGCTTTATAAGGTCGGTAATAAACAGATCGTACAAGCCATGGCCGAGGCACAAGAAGTCATACAGCTCATCAAAAAAGAAGACAGTTATGAAGGTCTTTACGAGGATATACTCAAAAAATCGACGGTTCTGCTTGACTCTTATTTTTGGATAAAGGATGAAGCCTTGTCAAATCTTGGGCAGCCTCTGGCACAGATCAAAGAGGTCGCCAATACGGCAATTGACGAATTTGTTAAGGTCCAAGCCCAACGTAAATACGCCACAGAGCTCAATAGCAGTGCCGAGAAAAAAATGGAAGAGCTTACCTTTTCCATCAATAGTACAGTAGTCGAAAAGCTTGATCAACTTGTTCATCAACTGGCAGATTCACGTCGTTTACAGGGCGAAATCATTGACCTCAAAAATGTCAAATATATTGATGTAGTCCGCATCGATGCTTTACTCGATAAACTACAGTCAATCACCACCGAACTCGCCGAAAAGACAATTGCCTTCTTGCTTCGCGACGAGGCTTTACACCCCTATGAGCAGAAAGTGGAGCAACAGAAAAACAATGTTGCTGCAATTATCAAAGTCTATGACGCCAAGGCGATCGAGGAAGCCAATTCGGCTATATCGAGTGAGCTGGAGCTCTTGATCGATATTCTAAACAGTTTAAAAATCGACGACTCCACTCAAACCACCAAAATCATCGAAAAGATAGCTGTTATTTTCTCGTCCCTGAATGAAGTCCGTGCGCAGCTTACACGCAAACTCAATTCATTAAAAAGTACGGAAGCCATTGCAGAATTTTCAGCCCAGCTTACGCTACTGGAGCAGTCTGTCACCAACTACCTTGAACTCTCTACGACAACAGAAAAAGTAGACGAGTATTATACCAAGGTCATTGTTCAACTGGAAGAACTTGAAAGTAAGTTCTCAGAATTTGAGGACTTCGCCCTGAAAATAGCAGATAAACGCGATGAGATCATCAAAGCATTTAATTCCCGCAGAGAGCAAATCGTTGAACAGATCAACAAACGAAGCTCTTCACTCGAACAAATTGGCCTTCGTGTATTAAAGAATATCGAAAACAAGTCAAAGACATTTGCAACGCGTGAGGAAATCCTAAGTTTCTTTGCTTCAGATTTGATGATTGACAAAATCAGACAACTTGTACAAGAACTGCAAACGCTCAGTGATGTTTCAAAAGCTGAAAATCTTGAAAACCTACTCAAAAAATCTCAAGAGGATGCATTGCGCATTTTACGTGACAAGAATGATCTATTTGTAGATGGAGAGAACATTATTGCGCTTGGCAAGCATAAATTTGCCGTCAATAGTCAGTCACTCAGTTTAACGCTCGTACGCAAAAATGACGAAATATACTTCCATCTTACCGGAACGAGCTTCTATCAAAAAGTCAAGGGATCCGAGATTGAAAACTTTAGAGATATTTGGGATCAGGAACTGATTTCCGAAAACAAAGACGTATACCGGGCTGAATATCTCGCCTATAAAACATTTCTTGCTTCTAAAGGACAGCAAGATTTTGATGCCAACCTGTTTATCAATCAGACTGTCGAGCAAAGTTATTCGGAAGGTTATGTCAAAGGAGTGCATAATTTTGACGCCCTGGTAATCTATGATACCATAAAACAGCTTGACAGCAAGCTTGATCTTTTACGTTACGATGCTCATTTGCGTGCTATGGCGCAGTTGTTTTGGCATTCACTGGCCCAAGACCAACAGGAAAAACAAAAGGCGTTGATCCAATCTACACACTCGGTATTAAAAGCATTTCCAAATTCCACACGCTATCAATCTGTCGTTGACGAACTCACAACATTATTCAACAATTGGGACACTCATTTGGATCGCTCGACAATTGATGGAGAGGAGATCGCGAGCTATCTTTTCCAGACTTTCACAAGCTACAGCAAGTTTGTCGTCAGTGAGCAATCGGATGAACTGAAGAAGGCTTTCATCAGGTTATTGGAAAACAAAAAGAGTTTCAAACTCTTTGAAGCAGATATTCAGCATACACAATTTAGTCTCGTAGACCGTTTCTATTTGACTTTAAATTGGCTAAATTCTTTTATCGACGAGAACAGTAATTACCAGGCTTTCCACAAGTACATTGAGGAAACTGCAGTCACACTTCTTTATCCAAAAGATGAATACCAATTGATCATCGCCAAAGACAATGCGCTCATCCAGGGATTAAAGGGAAATCATCCGATCTTGAACAATGGAGAAGAACAGATTCAATACCATCAATTTCTGAGTAGGTTGAAGACATTTGCAGAATGGAATGCCCCTCGTTTTCAAGAATTCGCTTCTTTGAAGGAGCAGCTTGGAAAAACATATGCCAAGGAGCTGAAAATCGGAGAATTTGAACCAAAAGTCTTAACATCTTTTGTCCGAAATAAGTTGATCAACGAAGTTTACTTTCCATTGATCGGAAATAACCTGGCCAAACAACTTGGAGCAGCTGGCGACAATAAACGTACCGCCAGAATGGGTATGCTTCTTCTCATTTCTCCTCCAGGTTACGGAAAGACAACATTAATGGAATATCTCGCGAAAACCATGGGTTTACATTTTGTAAAAATCAACGGACCTACAATTGGGCATTCCATTACTTCAATTGATCCTGTGGAGGCGAAAACTTCTGGTGAACGTGAGGAACTTAAGAAGATTAATCTTGCCTTCGAAATGGCCGACAATGTGATGCTCTACCTCGATGATATCCAACATTTGAATCCGGAATTCCTACAGAAATTTATTTCATTGGCAGACGGACAACGTAAGATCGACGGTATTTTTGAAGGCGAGAGTAAAACATATGATTTGCGTGGGAAAAGATTCTGCATCGTAATGGCTGGAAACCCCTATACAGAAAGCGGGTCTAAATTTCAGATTCCAGATATGCTTGCCAACCGTGCCGACGTCTACAATCTGGGGGATGTGATCGGTGATACCGAAGCACTATTCAATCTAAGCTTGATCGAAAATGCGGCAATTGAAAACAGCTACCTTGAAAAAATAGCAAGCAAATCCTTCAACGATTTTTATGCTTTAGTGAACTACGCGCAATCAGTGGTAGACCAACTTCCCGATTTAGAAGGCAATTACCTGAAGCAAGATATCGATGATTTTATAACGGTATTAAAACATGTATTAAAGATCAGAAATGTTGTCATCAAGGTCAATCAAAATTATATTCAAAGTGCGGCCATGCAAGACAATTATCGAACAGAACCGCCGTTCAAAATGCAAGGATCTTACCGGAATATGAGCAAGCTCATTGCGCAGATCGTGCCCATGATGAACGATGAGGAGATTGATCAGGTTCTCCTCGCACATTATGAAAGCGAGTCACAAACCCTTACTGCCGATACAGAAAGTAATCTTCTAAAATTGAAAGAACTCGCCGGATTGATAAACAATGTGGAACAAGAACGCTGGGAACACATCAAACAAATCTTCCGCAAGAACAATAAACATGGTGGTTTGGCCAAAGATGATAAGGTGTTTGCACAAATGCAGGACTTTAATGAAAACCTAGAGGGTATCATACAGGCCATTCGTGCTTATAAGAACTAA